Proteins encoded in a region of the Spiribacter sp. 1M189 genome:
- the mpl gene encoding UDP-N-acetylmuramate:L-alanyl-gamma-D-glutamyl-meso-diaminopimelate ligase translates to MSHLHILGIGGTFMAGLAVLARQAGYRVTGQDGPLYPPMSTVLAEAGITVHTGYETLTEAESAETVVIGNALSRGNPAVEATLNRGLDYTSGPDWLARHILRDRWVIAVAGTHGKTTTASLVAWLLDAAGLAPGFLIGGLPGNFESSARLGRSPFFVIEADEYDTAFFDKRSKFVHFRPRTLVLNNLEYDHADIFPDLAAIERQFHHLVRTVPGNGGIVVNADDRALGRVLAQGCWSERIDFGEQTAAAYRLQGDGGDWQLNGQRFEPPLPGRHNAMNTAAALLAARHAGVPLDQSVAALTEFRGVRRRLEWRGEANGITVLDDFAHHPTAIAATLDALGAEHTRGRLLAVIEPRSNTMKQGVHADRLATALAAADRAFVLADPALAWDVGAALAPLAGRATTAVNIDGLIEHIAATASPGDTVVVMSNGAFGGIHDRLLEAFRTQGAGA, encoded by the coding sequence ATGAGTCATCTCCACATCCTGGGTATCGGCGGCACCTTCATGGCTGGTCTGGCCGTTCTGGCCCGCCAGGCCGGGTATCGTGTCACCGGCCAGGATGGCCCCCTCTACCCGCCCATGAGTACGGTCCTGGCGGAGGCCGGGATCACGGTCCATACGGGCTATGAGACGCTGACCGAGGCGGAGTCGGCGGAGACGGTGGTCATCGGTAACGCCCTCTCCCGCGGCAATCCGGCGGTGGAAGCCACCCTGAATCGCGGGCTCGATTACACCTCCGGCCCGGACTGGCTGGCACGCCATATCCTGCGCGATCGCTGGGTGATCGCGGTGGCCGGCACCCACGGCAAGACCACGACGGCGAGCCTGGTGGCCTGGCTGCTCGATGCCGCCGGCCTGGCGCCGGGATTCCTGATCGGCGGGCTGCCGGGGAACTTCGAAAGCTCCGCGCGTCTCGGCCGCTCACCGTTTTTCGTCATCGAGGCCGATGAGTACGACACGGCCTTTTTCGACAAGCGCTCGAAATTCGTCCATTTCCGTCCGCGAACGCTGGTGCTGAACAATCTTGAGTACGATCATGCCGACATCTTCCCCGATCTGGCGGCGATCGAGCGGCAGTTTCACCATCTGGTCCGCACCGTGCCCGGCAACGGCGGGATTGTGGTGAACGCCGATGACCGCGCGCTGGGCCGCGTGCTGGCGCAGGGCTGCTGGAGCGAGCGGATCGACTTCGGCGAGCAGACGGCGGCGGCTTATCGTCTGCAGGGGGATGGCGGCGACTGGCAACTGAACGGACAGCGCTTCGAGCCGCCCCTGCCGGGCCGGCACAACGCCATGAATACCGCGGCGGCGCTGCTCGCCGCCCGGCATGCCGGCGTCCCGCTCGATCAGTCAGTCGCCGCGCTGACAGAATTCCGGGGGGTACGCCGTCGCCTGGAATGGCGGGGCGAGGCGAATGGCATCACGGTGCTGGATGACTTCGCCCATCATCCCACGGCGATCGCGGCCACGCTCGACGCCCTGGGGGCGGAACACACACGGGGGCGGCTGCTGGCGGTGATCGAGCCCCGCTCGAATACCATGAAACAGGGCGTTCATGCCGATCGCCTGGCGACGGCGCTGGCGGCGGCAGATCGCGCGTTTGTCCTCGCCGACCCAGCCCTGGCCTGGGATGTGGGCGCGGCACTGGCACCGCTGGCGGGCCGCGCCACCACGGCCGTCAACATCGACGGCCTGATCGAGCATATTGCCGCCACCGCCAGCCCGGGCGATACGGTGGTGGTCATGAGCAACGGTGCCTTCGGCGGGATTCATGATCGCCTGCTGGAAGCCTTCAGGACGCAAGGAGCAGGCGCATGA
- a CDS encoding MAPEG family protein: MPQTMTPALWCVLIAAFIPFVFAGMAKSQGRFDNARPRAWLAGLEGWRQRAHWAQLNTFEAFPPFAAGVIIAEMTAASQPWVNALAVAFVLLRLGYGFAYVVDRPTLRSLVWTGAFACTVGLFLVAAFTSA, translated from the coding sequence ATGCCACAGACCATGACGCCTGCCCTGTGGTGCGTGCTGATCGCCGCCTTCATCCCGTTCGTGTTCGCCGGCATGGCGAAATCCCAGGGTCGCTTCGACAACGCCCGGCCGCGGGCCTGGCTCGCCGGGCTGGAAGGCTGGCGGCAGCGGGCCCACTGGGCCCAGCTCAACACCTTCGAGGCGTTCCCGCCGTTCGCCGCCGGCGTGATCATCGCCGAGATGACGGCTGCCAGTCAGCCCTGGGTGAATGCGCTCGCGGTGGCCTTCGTCCTGCTGCGCCTGGGCTATGGCTTTGCCTATGTCGTCGACCGCCCGACGCTGCGCAGTCTTGTCTGGACCGGCGCCTTCGCCTGCACCGTGGGGCTATTCCTGGTCGCTGCCTTCACCAGCGCCTGA
- a CDS encoding 6-phosphofructokinase gives MPAKNAFYAQSGGVTAVINASAAGVIEATREHPADIGTVYAGANGILGALHEELIDTTAESAETIAALRHTPAGAFGSARYKLKGLEENRAEYERLIEVFRAHDIGYFFYNGGGDSQDTAHKVSQLGEAMGYPVTCIGVPKTVDNDLPVTDTCPGFGSVAKYIAVATREAGLDVASMAETSTRVFILETMGRHAGWIAAASALARERDGDPPHVILLPEVPLDEQRFLDRVRQSVEAFGYCVVVVSEGVKTADGRFLSDQGTRDAFGHVQLGGVAPVVAAMIKNHLGYKYHYAIADYLQRAARHIASATDVEQAHALGRAAVELALAGRNAVMPTIVRGSDSPYRWHIGEVALEAVANREAKMPAEYIDDSGFFVTEAALRYLRPLIAGEDYPPYRDGLPDYARLRGQRVAKRLPAFGT, from the coding sequence ATGCCAGCGAAAAACGCCTTCTACGCCCAGTCCGGCGGCGTCACCGCGGTCATCAACGCCAGCGCCGCCGGCGTGATCGAGGCCACGCGTGAGCATCCGGCCGACATCGGCACGGTCTATGCCGGCGCCAACGGCATCCTCGGTGCCCTGCACGAGGAGCTGATCGACACCACAGCCGAGTCCGCCGAGACCATCGCGGCGCTGCGACACACCCCCGCCGGTGCCTTTGGCTCGGCGCGCTACAAGCTCAAGGGGCTGGAGGAGAACCGCGCCGAGTACGAGCGCCTCATCGAGGTGTTCCGTGCCCACGACATCGGTTATTTCTTCTACAACGGCGGTGGCGACTCGCAGGATACGGCCCACAAGGTCTCGCAGCTGGGTGAGGCGATGGGCTACCCGGTCACCTGCATCGGCGTGCCCAAGACCGTCGACAACGATCTGCCCGTGACCGACACCTGCCCCGGCTTTGGGTCGGTGGCCAAGTACATCGCCGTGGCCACCCGCGAGGCGGGCCTGGACGTGGCCTCCATGGCCGAGACCTCCACCCGCGTGTTCATCCTCGAGACCATGGGCCGTCACGCCGGCTGGATCGCGGCGGCCTCGGCGCTGGCCCGCGAGCGGGACGGGGATCCGCCCCATGTCATTCTGCTGCCCGAGGTGCCGCTGGACGAGCAGCGGTTCCTCGATCGCGTCCGCCAGAGCGTGGAAGCGTTCGGCTACTGTGTGGTGGTGGTCTCCGAGGGCGTGAAGACCGCCGACGGCCGCTTCCTCTCGGATCAGGGCACGCGTGACGCCTTCGGTCATGTCCAGCTCGGTGGCGTCGCCCCGGTGGTGGCCGCCATGATCAAGAATCACCTCGGCTACAAGTACCATTACGCCATCGCCGACTATCTGCAGCGGGCGGCCCGGCATATCGCCTCGGCCACCGACGTCGAGCAGGCCCATGCGCTGGGTCGGGCCGCGGTGGAACTCGCGCTCGCCGGGCGCAATGCCGTGATGCCCACCATCGTGCGCGGGTCGGACAGCCCCTATCGCTGGCACATCGGCGAGGTGGCGCTGGAGGCGGTGGCCAACCGCGAGGCGAAGATGCCCGCCGAGTACATCGACGACAGCGGCTTTTTCGTCACCGAGGCGGCGCTGCGCTATCTGCGCCCGCTCATCGCCGGCGAGGACTATCCGCCCTACCGCGACGGGCTGCCCGATTATGCCCGTCTGCGCGGTCAGCGCGTCGCCAAGCGGCTGCCGGCCTTCGGGACCTGA
- the purH gene encoding bifunctional phosphoribosylaminoimidazolecarboxamide formyltransferase/IMP cyclohydrolase, which produces MAAAARTMPVRRALISVSDKTGVAPLARALADHGVEILSTGGTARLLRDAGVPVIEVGEYTGFPEIMAGRVKTLHPRIHGGLLGRRGEDEAVMDAQDIPPIDLLVVNLYPFEQTVARPDCDLADAIENIDIGGPAMLRAAAKNHAGVGVVTDPAQYDRVLAAVAATGGLDDGQRFELAVAAFDHVARYDGAISNYLSARTVDGGSTGFPGQFNATWEKAADLRYGENPHQAAAFYRDPQAAAGSFAHYDQRQGKALSYNNLADADAAWSCAGAFDAPACVIVKHANPCGVAVADDLQAAYDAAFATDPTSAFGGIIAFNRPLDEATARAVIERQFVEVILAPAVSDAALAVIGRKANVRVLEIADGPVTPAGWRLQPIGGGLLVQDQDAALTGDQGLRCVTRQAVDGALQSDLDFVWRVAKFVKSNAIVYGRDGRTLGIGAGQMSRVDSARIGVRKAEDAGLSLQGAVLASDAFFPFRDGIDQAAAAGVRAIIQPGGSMRDDEVIAAADEHGIAMLFTGMRHFRH; this is translated from the coding sequence ATGGCGGCAGCGGCCCGCACCATGCCCGTCCGCCGGGCCCTGATCAGTGTTTCCGACAAGACCGGCGTGGCGCCCCTGGCCCGCGCCCTCGCCGACCACGGCGTTGAAATTCTCTCCACCGGTGGGACCGCCCGCCTGCTGCGCGATGCCGGCGTGCCGGTGATCGAGGTGGGCGAGTACACCGGTTTCCCCGAGATCATGGCCGGCCGGGTGAAGACGCTCCACCCGCGCATCCACGGTGGCCTGCTGGGCCGGCGCGGTGAGGACGAGGCGGTGATGGACGCGCAGGACATCCCGCCCATCGACCTGCTGGTGGTCAACCTCTATCCCTTCGAACAGACCGTGGCGCGTCCGGACTGCGATCTCGCCGATGCCATCGAGAACATCGACATCGGCGGCCCGGCGATGCTGCGGGCCGCCGCCAAGAACCACGCCGGTGTCGGGGTGGTGACCGATCCGGCCCAGTATGACCGGGTGCTCGCCGCGGTCGCCGCAACCGGCGGGCTCGATGACGGGCAGCGCTTCGAACTGGCCGTGGCGGCCTTTGATCATGTCGCCCGCTACGATGGCGCCATCAGCAACTATCTCTCGGCGCGCACCGTCGACGGCGGGTCCACCGGTTTCCCGGGACAGTTCAATGCCACCTGGGAGAAGGCCGCCGATCTGCGCTATGGCGAAAATCCGCATCAGGCGGCGGCGTTCTATCGCGATCCGCAGGCCGCCGCGGGCAGTTTCGCGCACTACGATCAACGCCAGGGCAAGGCGCTTTCCTACAACAACCTGGCGGACGCCGATGCCGCCTGGAGCTGCGCCGGGGCCTTCGATGCGCCGGCCTGCGTGATCGTCAAGCATGCCAACCCCTGCGGTGTTGCCGTGGCGGACGACCTGCAGGCGGCCTACGACGCCGCCTTCGCCACCGACCCCACCTCGGCCTTCGGCGGCATCATCGCCTTCAACCGGCCGCTCGACGAAGCCACCGCGCGCGCCGTCATCGAGCGGCAGTTCGTCGAGGTCATTCTGGCGCCGGCGGTGAGCGACGCGGCGCTCGCCGTCATCGGCCGCAAGGCCAACGTCCGGGTCCTGGAGATCGCCGACGGACCGGTGACCCCGGCGGGCTGGCGGCTCCAGCCCATCGGAGGCGGTCTGCTGGTCCAGGACCAGGATGCCGCGCTCACCGGCGATCAGGGCCTGCGCTGCGTGACACGCCAGGCGGTGGACGGGGCGCTGCAGTCGGACCTCGACTTCGTCTGGCGGGTCGCCAAGTTCGTCAAGTCCAATGCCATCGTCTACGGCCGCGATGGCCGGACCCTCGGCATCGGTGCCGGGCAGATGAGCCGCGTCGACAGCGCCCGCATCGGCGTGCGCAAGGCCGAGGATGCCGGTCTCTCGCTGCAGGGCGCGGTGCTGGCCTCGGATGCCTTCTTCCCCTTCCGCGACGGCATCGATCAGGCGGCGGCGGCCGGCGTTCGCGCCATCATCCAGCCGGGTGGCTCGATGCGCGATGACGAGGTGATCGCCGCCGCCGACGAACACGGCATCGCCATGCTGTTCACCGGCATGCGGCATTTCCGCCACTGA
- a CDS encoding YbaN family protein produces MNRDRKPKATSPETPSRGLRATLVRRAWLALALFFIGLGSVGVVLPLLPTTPFLLLAAMCASRSSPALHAWLYSHRRFGPLLRDWRDHRAIRPRAKITALVVIALSWTWMWVSVEPLYARLAATGLMAFGVVFLATRPHGPRRDDSGAGEGSDQE; encoded by the coding sequence TTGAACCGGGATCGCAAGCCGAAGGCAACATCACCGGAGACCCCGTCCCGCGGGCTACGCGCCACCCTGGTGCGCCGTGCCTGGCTGGCGCTGGCGCTGTTTTTCATCGGCCTTGGCAGTGTCGGGGTCGTGCTGCCGTTGCTGCCCACCACGCCGTTTCTGCTGCTCGCGGCGATGTGTGCCTCACGCAGCTCGCCGGCCCTGCATGCCTGGCTCTACAGCCATCGGCGGTTCGGCCCGCTGCTGCGGGACTGGCGCGACCATCGGGCGATCCGGCCGCGGGCCAAGATCACCGCCCTGGTGGTCATTGCCCTCAGCTGGACCTGGATGTGGGTGAGTGTCGAGCCACTCTATGCGCGACTGGCAGCGACGGGGCTCATGGCCTTCGGGGTGGTGTTTCTGGCCACCCGCCCCCACGGCCCGCGCCGGGATGATTCAGGCGCTGGTGAAGGCAGCGACCAGGAATAG
- a CDS encoding flavin prenyltransferase UbiX produces MRTQPITLAITGASGGIYGLRLLECLIAADRPVYLLISEAGRLVLKMEHDLALPGRPTDLAAALTERLGAADGQLQVFGPKAWTAPVASGSGAPRQMVVCPCTTGTLGRIAAGSSEALIERAADVVLKERGQLILVPRETPLSEIHLENMLRLTRVGAVMLPANPGFYHRPSDISGVVDFVVARVLDRLGIDQGLVPPWGLAADASDDER; encoded by the coding sequence ATGAGAACACAACCGATCACTCTGGCCATTACCGGGGCCTCCGGCGGGATCTATGGATTGCGCCTGCTGGAGTGCCTGATCGCCGCCGACAGGCCGGTCTACCTGCTCATCTCCGAGGCCGGGCGACTGGTGCTGAAAATGGAGCATGACCTGGCCCTGCCCGGACGCCCGACCGACCTGGCGGCCGCACTGACCGAGCGTCTGGGGGCTGCCGACGGACAGCTCCAGGTGTTCGGACCCAAGGCCTGGACGGCCCCCGTGGCCTCGGGCTCCGGCGCGCCGCGGCAGATGGTGGTCTGCCCCTGCACCACGGGCACATTGGGGCGTATCGCCGCGGGCAGTAGCGAGGCACTGATCGAGCGGGCCGCCGATGTTGTGCTGAAGGAGCGGGGCCAGCTGATCCTGGTGCCCCGCGAGACACCCCTCTCCGAAATCCACCTCGAGAACATGCTGCGTCTCACCCGCGTGGGCGCGGTCATGCTGCCCGCCAACCCGGGCTTCTATCACCGGCCTTCCGACATCTCCGGCGTGGTGGACTTCGTCGTTGCCCGTGTGCTCGACCGGCTGGGCATTGATCAGGGATTGGTGCCGCCCTGGGGACTGGCCGCAGACGCATCCGACGACGAGCGATAG
- a CDS encoding helix-turn-helix domain-containing protein — protein MADDSAQDCSGVGPIRACVHETVSAYFEQLDGHSCHDLHRMVIEQAEAPLLEVVMRECAGNQTRAAEALGINRGTLRKKLRQYGLED, from the coding sequence ATGGCAGACGACTCCGCCCAGGACTGTTCAGGCGTCGGCCCCATCCGTGCCTGCGTGCACGAGACGGTGAGCGCCTACTTCGAGCAGCTTGACGGACACAGCTGTCATGATCTCCACCGCATGGTCATCGAGCAGGCCGAAGCGCCGCTGCTCGAAGTGGTCATGCGCGAATGCGCCGGCAACCAGACCCGGGCGGCGGAAGCGCTCGGCATCAACCGGGGAACGCTGCGCAAGAAACTGCGCCAGTACGGCCTCGAGGACTGA
- a CDS encoding cob(I)yrinic acid a,c-diamide adenosyltransferase gives MVKLTRIYTRTGDTGQTGLGDGSRVAKTDPRVTAYGTVDELNALLGICRLHAAGELDQALARIQNDLFDVGADLCTPEQDDPPFEPLRVAGGQVDWLEAEIDRVNAGLETLRSFVLPAGSPAAAHLHHARTVARRAERDTAALAATTPINEEVLRYLNRLSDYLFVLARDANREAGGDVLWQPGENR, from the coding sequence ATGGTCAAGCTGACCCGCATCTATACCCGCACCGGGGATACCGGTCAGACGGGCCTCGGCGATGGCAGCCGCGTGGCCAAGACCGATCCCCGGGTCACGGCCTACGGCACCGTCGACGAGCTCAACGCCCTGCTCGGCATCTGCCGGCTGCACGCCGCCGGCGAGCTCGACCAGGCGCTGGCGCGCATTCAGAACGACCTCTTCGACGTCGGCGCCGATCTCTGCACGCCGGAGCAGGACGACCCGCCCTTCGAGCCACTGCGCGTGGCGGGAGGCCAGGTGGACTGGCTCGAGGCGGAGATCGATCGGGTCAATGCCGGCCTCGAGACCCTGCGCTCCTTCGTGCTGCCGGCGGGCAGTCCGGCAGCCGCGCATCTGCACCATGCCCGCACGGTGGCCCGGCGGGCGGAGCGGGATACCGCGGCGCTGGCGGCGACCACGCCCATCAACGAGGAAGTCCTGCGCTATCTCAACCGGCTGTCGGACTATCTGTTCGTGCTGGCCCGGGACGCCAATCGGGAGGCCGGCGGCGACGTGCTCTGGCAGCCCGGCGAAAACCGCTGA
- the prmA gene encoding 50S ribosomal protein L11 methyltransferase → MAWHQVAFELAADRAGLAEAALEASGAEAVTWGEAAGSTAVLEPPPGETRLWDRVRIEALFAADADPAVIREAVTTALGALPADWQESELADQPWERAWLDHFQPQSFGAGLWVVPWGMTPPDPEAVNIRLDPGLAFGTGTHPSTALCLEALAAEPPVGETVIDYGCGSGVLAVAALLLGAERVVAVDNDPQAGTATRDNAERNGVADRLEVLEPGAPLPEADRVLANILAGVLQSLAPTLIGALRTGGRLTLAGILAEQADAVRTAYQPACRFASAVARDGWVRLDGERRAL, encoded by the coding sequence ATGGCCTGGCATCAGGTGGCCTTCGAGCTGGCGGCAGACCGGGCCGGACTGGCCGAGGCCGCCCTCGAGGCCAGCGGGGCCGAGGCGGTGACCTGGGGCGAGGCGGCCGGCAGCACCGCCGTGCTGGAGCCGCCGCCGGGCGAGACCCGGCTCTGGGACCGGGTGCGGATCGAGGCGCTGTTCGCCGCCGATGCCGACCCCGCCGTCATCCGCGAGGCGGTGACCACCGCCCTCGGGGCCCTGCCGGCGGACTGGCAGGAATCGGAACTGGCGGATCAGCCCTGGGAGCGGGCCTGGCTGGACCACTTCCAGCCCCAGTCATTCGGCGCAGGGCTCTGGGTCGTCCCCTGGGGTATGACGCCGCCCGACCCGGAGGCGGTCAACATCCGCCTGGACCCCGGCCTTGCCTTTGGCACCGGCACCCATCCCAGTACCGCGCTCTGCCTTGAGGCGCTGGCCGCCGAGCCACCGGTGGGCGAGACGGTCATCGACTATGGCTGCGGCTCGGGCGTGCTGGCCGTGGCCGCTCTGCTGCTGGGCGCCGAGCGGGTGGTGGCGGTGGACAACGATCCCCAGGCTGGCACCGCCACCCGCGACAATGCCGAGCGCAACGGCGTGGCCGACCGGCTCGAGGTGCTTGAGCCGGGTGCGCCCCTGCCTGAGGCCGACCGGGTGCTGGCGAATATTCTGGCCGGCGTGCTGCAGTCACTCGCGCCGACGCTCATTGGCGCCCTGCGGACGGGCGGGCGTCTGACCCTGGCGGGGATCCTGGCCGAGCAGGCCGACGCCGTGCGCACCGCCTACCAGCCCGCCTGCCGATTCGCGTCAGCCGTGGCCCGGGATGGCTGGGTACGCCTCGATGGCGAGCGCCGGGCGCTTTAA
- the purD gene encoding phosphoribosylamine--glycine ligase produces MNILVVGNGGREHALAWRLARSPRAENIYVAPGNAGTAHEPGVHNVNVGAEDINGLCDVARQLEVAMTVVGPEAPLAAGIVDAFEAAGLACLGPHRAAAELEASKAFAKDFFARHAIPSADYQSFDDLDAARAYIRERGAPLVIKADGLAAGKGVTIAHTLDDALIAAEEMLGGAFGAASERIVVEDFLTGEEASFIALVDGETILPLASSQDHKARDAGDEGPNTGGMGAYSPAPVVTDAVHERILEAVIRPTVRGLVAEGRGFRGFLYAGLMIDGHGEPRVLEFNVRLGDPETQPILMRLQSDPVDLFEATLDGRLAEQTVDWDPRSCLGVVLAAGGYPGQYERGHVIHGLPATESSDRKVFHAGTVLDDEDRVLTAGGRVLCACALGDDIIAAQKAAYDLAEGINWEGRFMRPDIGYRAVRALLGE; encoded by the coding sequence ATGAACATTCTGGTAGTCGGCAACGGCGGCCGCGAACACGCGCTGGCCTGGCGTCTGGCCCGATCGCCGCGGGCGGAGAACATTTACGTGGCCCCGGGCAATGCCGGCACCGCCCATGAACCCGGCGTGCACAACGTCAACGTGGGCGCCGAAGACATCAACGGCCTCTGCGACGTGGCCCGTCAGCTTGAGGTGGCGATGACGGTGGTCGGGCCCGAGGCGCCGCTGGCCGCCGGCATCGTCGATGCCTTCGAGGCCGCCGGCCTGGCCTGCCTGGGTCCGCACCGCGCGGCGGCCGAGCTGGAGGCCTCCAAGGCCTTCGCCAAAGACTTCTTCGCCCGCCACGCCATCCCCAGCGCCGACTACCAGAGTTTTGACGACCTGGATGCCGCCCGCGCCTATATCCGTGAGCGCGGGGCGCCGCTGGTGATCAAGGCCGACGGCCTTGCCGCCGGCAAGGGCGTGACCATCGCCCATACCCTTGATGACGCCCTGATCGCGGCCGAGGAGATGCTCGGCGGTGCCTTCGGTGCCGCCAGCGAGCGCATCGTGGTGGAGGATTTCCTCACCGGCGAGGAGGCGAGCTTCATCGCCCTGGTGGACGGCGAGACCATCCTGCCGCTGGCCAGCTCCCAGGACCACAAGGCGCGGGATGCCGGTGACGAGGGGCCGAATACCGGCGGCATGGGGGCCTATTCACCGGCACCGGTGGTCACCGATGCCGTCCACGAGCGCATTCTCGAGGCCGTGATCCGGCCCACCGTGCGGGGGCTCGTGGCCGAGGGCCGGGGCTTCAGGGGCTTTCTGTACGCCGGCCTGATGATCGACGGCCATGGCGAGCCGCGGGTGCTCGAATTCAATGTGCGCCTGGGCGACCCCGAGACCCAGCCCATCCTCATGCGTCTGCAGTCCGACCCGGTGGACCTGTTCGAGGCCACCCTCGACGGCCGGCTCGCCGAGCAGACCGTCGACTGGGATCCTCGGTCCTGCCTGGGGGTGGTGCTGGCCGCGGGGGGTTATCCGGGGCAGTATGAGCGCGGTCATGTCATCCATGGACTGCCGGCGACCGAGTCATCCGACCGCAAGGTCTTCCATGCCGGCACGGTGCTGGACGACGAGGATCGCGTCCTCACCGCGGGCGGACGGGTGCTCTGCGCCTGTGCCCTGGGTGATGACATCATCGCCGCGCAGAAGGCGGCCTATGACCTCGCCGAAGGCATCAATTGGGAGGGGCGGTTCATGCGCCCGGACATCGGCTATCGGGCCGTGCGGGCCCTGCTCGGGGAGTAA
- a CDS encoding class I SAM-dependent methyltransferase, whose protein sequence is MLDRFLHNGIEWGSLTVERPAGETRHFGSGQPEADITIHDRRVERRVLSDPDFMLGQTYMEEGWSTTELRALLAVLMGNFDDPEPGSARRLAQAAVRPLQQWNRRAASRRNVAHHYDLDESLFRRFLDTDMQYSCAYWPDGVEDLENAQAAKRALIRRKLCLEPGQQVLDIGCGWGGLAIELAEQADARVIGLTLSEEQARVARDRVRERGLEDRVDIRIQDYRDVPERFDRIVSVGMFEHVGASYYDTFFRALHDHLTPDGVVLLHTIGRLGRPGVTNPWIRRYIFPGGYIPSLSEVSAAVERQRLATTDLEVLRLHYAYTLAAWFERFQAVREQVAAEKGERFCRMWEFYLAASEMAFHYRGLVVFHFQLAADQTAVPLSRDYLHEAAAVGA, encoded by the coding sequence ATGCTGGATCGGTTTTTGCACAATGGCATTGAGTGGGGGAGTCTGACAGTCGAGCGCCCCGCGGGGGAGACCCGGCATTTCGGGTCGGGGCAGCCCGAAGCGGACATCACCATTCATGACCGCCGGGTCGAGCGGCGTGTGCTCAGTGATCCCGACTTCATGCTGGGTCAGACCTACATGGAAGAGGGCTGGAGCACCACCGAACTGCGCGCCCTGCTGGCGGTGCTCATGGGCAACTTCGACGACCCCGAGCCCGGTAGCGCCAGACGTCTCGCCCAGGCCGCGGTTCGCCCGCTGCAGCAGTGGAACCGCCGTGCGGCAAGCCGCCGCAACGTGGCGCATCACTACGATCTCGACGAATCGCTGTTCCGGCGCTTCCTCGATACCGACATGCAGTACTCCTGCGCCTACTGGCCGGACGGCGTCGAGGACCTGGAGAACGCTCAGGCGGCAAAGCGTGCGCTCATCCGCCGCAAGCTCTGCCTCGAGCCGGGTCAGCAGGTGCTGGACATCGGCTGCGGCTGGGGCGGACTCGCCATCGAACTCGCTGAGCAGGCCGATGCGCGCGTGATCGGCCTGACGCTGTCCGAGGAGCAGGCCCGGGTGGCTCGCGACCGCGTCCGCGAGCGGGGCCTGGAAGATCGCGTGGACATCCGCATCCAGGACTATCGCGATGTGCCCGAGCGCTTCGACCGGATCGTCAGTGTGGGCATGTTCGAGCACGTCGGCGCCAGCTACTACGACACCTTTTTCCGCGCCCTGCACGATCATCTGACCCCCGACGGCGTCGTCCTTCTGCACACCATCGGCCGCCTCGGGCGGCCCGGCGTGACCAACCCCTGGATCCGCCGCTACATCTTCCCCGGCGGCTACATCCCATCGCTGTCCGAGGTCAGTGCGGCGGTGGAGCGACAGCGCCTCGCCACCACTGATCTCGAGGTCCTGCGCCTGCACTACGCCTACACCCTGGCCGCCTGGTTCGAGCGCTTCCAGGCGGTCCGCGAGCAGGTGGCCGCCGAGAAGGGCGAGCGCTTCTGCCGGATGTGGGAGTTCTACCTCGCCGCCAGTGAAATGGCGTTCCACTATCGTGGCCTGGTGGTCTTTCACTTCCAGCTGGCGGCGGATCAGACCGCCGTGCCGCTGTCGCGGGACTATCTGCATGAGGCCGCCGCCGTCGGGGCTTGA
- the ppa gene encoding inorganic diphosphatase, protein MAYQGIDAGKKLPDDLNIIIEIPANADPIKYEVDKDSGAIMVDRFMGTAMHYPANYGYIPDTLCGDGDPLDALVVTPFPLAVGSVIRCRPVGMLEMTDEGGEDAKLLCVPISKLTPIYDHVKAPEDLPALLLEQISHFFERYKDLEPGKWVKVNGWKGYDAAVAEINDSVKRFGG, encoded by the coding sequence ATGGCGTATCAGGGCATCGACGCGGGCAAGAAGCTGCCCGACGACCTCAACATCATCATCGAGATCCCGGCCAACGCCGATCCCATCAAGTACGAGGTCGACAAGGACTCCGGGGCCATCATGGTGGACCGGTTCATGGGAACGGCCATGCACTATCCCGCCAACTATGGCTATATACCGGACACCCTCTGCGGCGACGGCGATCCCCTGGATGCGCTGGTGGTGACGCCCTTCCCGCTGGCCGTGGGTTCGGTCATCCGCTGCCGGCCGGTGGGCATGCTGGAGATGACCGACGAGGGGGGCGAGGATGCCAAGCTGCTCTGCGTGCCGATCAGCAAGCTCACGCCGATCTACGACCACGTCAAGGCGCCCGAGGATCTGCCGGCCCTGCTGCTTGAGCAGATCAGCCACTTCTTCGAGCGCTACAAGGACCTCGAGCCCGGCAAGTGGGTCAAGGTCAATGGCTGGAAGGGCTACGACGCCGCGGTGGCCGAGATCAACGACTCCGTCAAGCGCTTCGGCGGCTGA